From one Oncorhynchus clarkii lewisi isolate Uvic-CL-2024 chromosome 6, UVic_Ocla_1.0, whole genome shotgun sequence genomic stretch:
- the LOC139411605 gene encoding sal-like protein 1 isoform X2, with product MNDMVNNTDQAECSGLLEHNALDKEESMDVDVSEINVHPGHDNDGGSSHMEGGSNINMNTGEGNGHSSSRKSSGPAPGTSIVSAPQLPPLGNLTDLGSISMINSNVIIENLQSTKVAVAQFTQETQRSSGSGSGGPRVAVPALMEQLLGLQQQQIHQLQLIEQIRHQILLLASQSPEMQVPPSISTPGGSLGPSANPLTTLSSHLSQQLAAAAGLAQSLASQSASISSLKQLAEKAQLPQSNNPSSGESSQSISSLGPSTVNNVQSSSDKRPIHAISSNLHSQLSNPSHTKSSMPAFGIGSLLNPVTNPHLPQPKSGNHLFSSSLPSIGTTVEDLNSLAALAQRKGKSPTSFEPKSSSEETFFKHKCRFCAKVFGSDSALQIHLRSHTGERPYKCNICGNRFSTRGNLKVHFQRHKEKYPHVQMNPYPVPEHLDNIPTSTGIPYGMSMPPEKPVTSWLDSKPVLSTLTSSVGMLLPPTMPSLPAFIKKEDHSVAITSPPISTKTDSGRDAAEPSMKSNDGLSEEAAALPTSNGKTEEGSHSSSFMASVSSESERNTEYTTSNSPPMMTNPLMPLMSEQFKAKFPFGGLLDPLQGSETSKLQQLVENIDRKLTDPNECVICHRVLSCQSALKMHYRTHTGERPFKCKVCGRAFTTKGNLKTHYTVHRAMPPLRVHHSCPICQKKFTNAVVLQQHIRMHMGGQIPNTPLPDSYPESMGSDTGSFDERNFDENFDDLDNFSDDDMEGMEGVEGMEDGPDSSVPDTPKSADASQDSLCNSPSHPEMVVQDGQEKNHHAHQNATHNTHHDIDYRIHHNNHHNNQLNSHHDNQHHNHHNPHQRLVEELQASRMKAMGNGGSMEGDCLTNDSSSLGGDIESPSAGSPAVSESTSSMQPPSPTNGHPQHQRKSPSLEERQERQERQERHQRAMSLDHISASLMQHHPSSIGALDLTSCNPSKDPLGMLFPFRERGTFKNTACDICGKTFACQSALDIHYRSHTKERPFICTACNRGFSTKGNLKQHMLTHQMRDLPSQLFEPSNTSLSSSPTPSLLSVNSLSSMIKSEVNGFLHGLHHHQDHHRDHHRDHHRDHHRDHQDRDHHKDMPSNMPHGLVTTSASTSPVLSASAPPRRTPKQHYCNTCGKTFSSSSALQIHERTHTGEKPFACHICGRAFTTKGNLKVHMGTHMWNSAPARRGRRLSVDGSMAFLGTNPVKFPEIFQKDMVSRVGNGDPASFWNQYAAAFSNGLAMKTNEISVIQNGGLPSLSGSMGNGGSSPVGGLTGNLEKLHSTETSAALAGLEKMANAENGTHFRFTRFMEDNKEIATN from the exons ATGAATGACATGGTTAATAACACTGATCAAGCAGAGTGCAGTGGCCTTTTGGAGCATAACGCTCTTGACAAAGAAGAATCCATGGACGTCGACGTTTCCGAAATCAACGTTCATCCTGGTCACGACAATGATGGAGGCAGCAGCCACATGGAGGGAGGCAGTAACATCAACATGAACACGGGTGAGGGAAATGGCCACAGCTCCAGCAGGAAGAGCTCTGGACCAGCACCGGGCACCTCAATCGTCTCTGCCCCTCAGCTACCTCCGCTCGGCAACCTGACTGACCTGGGGAGCATCTCTATGATCAACAGCAACGTCATCATCGAAAACCTGCAGAGCACCAAAGTGGCTGTGGCCCAGTTCACCCAGGAGACGCAGCGCTCCTCTGGGTCTGGGTCCGGGGGCCCCAGGGTGGCAGTGCCGGCCCTGATGGAGCAACTCCTGGGCCTGCAGCAGCAACAGATCCACCAGCTGCAGCTCATTGAACAGATCCGTCACCAGATCCTGCTACTGGCCTCCCAGTCCCCTGAAATGCAGGTGCCCCCCAGCATCTCAACACCAGGAGGCTCGTTGGGGCCGTCAGCCAACCCACTGACCACGCTCAGCTCCCATCTCTCACAGCAGCTGGCTGCAGCTGCGGGCTTAGCACAGAGCCTGGCCAGCCAGTCTGCCAGCATCAGCAGCCTGAAGCAGCTGGCTGAAAAGGCGCAGCTACCTCAGAGCAACAATCCCAGCAGCGGTGAATCATCTCAGAGCATCAGCTCACTGGGACCGTCCACAGTCAACAACGTCCAGTCGTCCTCTGACAAGAGGCCAATACATGCGATCAGCAGCAACCTCCACTCTCAGCTCAGTAACCCATCACACACTAAGTCATCCATGCCAGCCTTTGGGATAGGTAGCCTGTTGAACCCTGTAACTAATCCACATCTACCTCAGCCCAAATCTGGAAACCACCTGTTTTCCAGCTCCCTGCCCAGTATTGGCACCACAGTGGAGGACCTCAACTCTCTGGCTGCGCTGGCCCAGAGGAAAGGCAAGTCACCAACTTCATTTGAACCCAAGAGCAGCTCAGAGGAGACGTTCTTCAAGCATAAGTGCAGATTTTGTGCCAAGGTGTTTGGGAGTGACAGTGCCTTGCAGATCCACCTGCGATCTCACACAGGTGAGAGGCCGTACAAGTGTAACATCTGTGGCAATCGCTTCTCCACCCGCGGTAACTTGAAGGTCCACTTCCAGCGTCATAAAGAGAAGTATCCACATGTTCAGATGAATCCATACCCTGTCCCCGAGCATTTAGACAATATTCCAACGAGCACCGGCATTCCATATGGTATGTCAATGCCTCCAGAGAAGCCTGTGACCAGCTGGCTGGATAGCAAGCCTGTTCTCTCCACTCTGACCTCATCAGTGGGCATGCTGCTCCCACCAACCATGCCCAGCCTGCCGGCATTCATTAAAAAAGAGGATCATTCGGTAGCCATAACCAGCCCTCCCATTTCGACAAAGACTGACTCCGGTCGTGACGCTGCTGAGCCATCAATGAAAAGCAATGACGGGTTGTCTGAAGAAGCTGCGGCCCTGCCTACATCAAACGGGAAAACTGAAGAGGGCAGTCACTCGTCGAGCTTCATGGCGAGCGTGAGCTCTGAGTCTGAGCGCAACACAGAATACACAACCTCCAACAGCCCACCTATGATGACCAACCCTCTTATGCCCCTCATGTCTGAGCAGTTCAAGGCTAAGTTCCCGTTCGGGGGCCTCTTGGACCCGCTCCAGGGGTCGGAGACCTCCAAGCTGCAGCAGCTGGTGGAGAACATCGACAGGAAGTTGACGGACCCCAATGAGTGTGTCATCTGCCACCGTGTGCTCAGCTGTCAAAGCGCTCTGAAAATGCACTACCGTACTCACACTGGAGAGAGGCCCTTCAAGTGTAAGGTGTGTGGCAGAGCCTTCACCACCAAAGGGAATCTGAAGACCCACTACACCGTCCACCGGGCCATGCCTCCACTCAGAGTCCATCACTCCTGCCCCATCTGTCAGAAGAAGTTCACCAATGCGGTGGTCCTGCAGCAGCACATCCGCATGCACATGGGAGGGCAGATCCCAAACACCCCACTGCCAGACAGCTACCCTGAGTCCATGGGCTCCGACACAGGCTCCTTCGATGAGAGGAACTTCGATGAGAACTTCGATGACCTGGACAACTTCTCTGATGATGATATGGAGGGGATGGAAGGAGTAGAAGGGATGGAAGATGGCCCTGACAGCAGCGTCCCAGACACCCCTAAGTCAGCTGACGCCTCCCAAGACAGCCTGTGCAATTCTCCCTCTCACCCCGAGATGGTCGTCCAGGACGGGCAGGAGAAAAACCATCATGCCCATCAGAATGCCACCCACAATACCCACCATGATATTGACTATAGAATCCACCACAACAACCACCATAACAATCAGCTTAACAGCCACCATGACAATCAGCATCACAACCACCATAACCCCCACCAGAGGCTGGTAGAGGAGCTACAGGCCAGTAGAATGAAGGCCATGGGGAATGGGGGTTCAATGGAAGGGGACTGCCTTACTAACGACTCCTCATCCCTAGGTGGGGACATCGAGAGCCCGAGTGCCGGGAGTCCAGCAGTGTCAGAATCTACCTCTTCCATGCAGCCCCCATCCCCCACCAATGGGCACCCCCAACATCAACGTAAATCCCCCAGCTTGGAGGAAAgacaggagaggcaggagagacaggagaggcacCAGAGGGCTATGTCCCTGGATCACATCAGTGCCAGCCTCATGCAGCATCACCCTTCTAGCATCGGGGCCCTGGACCTGACATCCTGCAACCCGTCTAAAGACCCACTGGGCATGCTCTTCCCATTCCGTGAGCGTGGCACGTTCAAGAACACGGCCTGTGACATCTGTGGGAAAACGTTTGCATGTCAGAGTGCCTTGGACATCCACTACCGAAGCCATACCAAAGAGAGACCGTTCATTTGCACAGCCTGTAACCGGGGCTTCTCGACCAAGGGCAACCTGAAGCAGCACATGCTCACCCACCAGATGAGGGACTTGCCCTCACAGCTCTTCGAACCCTCTAACACCAGCCTCTCCTCCAGTCcgaccccctccctcctctctgtgaaCTCCCTGTCCTCCATGATCAAATCAGAGGTCAACGGCTTCCTCCATggcctccaccaccaccaggacCACCACAGGGACCACCACAGGGACCACCACAGGGATCACCACAGGGACCACCAGGACCGAGATCACCATAAGGACATGCCCAGCAACATGCCCCATGGCCTGGTGACCACCTCGGCCTCTACATCCCCAGTGCTCTCGGCCTCTGCCCCTCCACGCCGGACACCCAAGCAGCACTACTGCAACACTTGTGGGAagaccttctcctcctccagcgCTCTGCAGATACATGAGAGGACCCACACTGGGGAGAAGCCCTTCGCCTGCCACATCTGTGGTCGGGCTTTCACCACCAAAGGAAATCTCAAG gtTCATATGGGCACACACATGTGGAACAGCGCCCCTGCCAGACGCGGCCGCCGGCTCTCTGTAGACGGCTCTATGGCCTTCCTGGGCACCAACCCTGTCAAGTTCCCAGagatcttccagaaggacatggTGTCTAGGGTGGGCAACGGAGACCCGGCTAGCTTCTGGAACCAGTATGCTGCAGCCTTCTCCAACGGCCTGGCCATGAAGACCAACGAGATCTCTGTCATCCAGAACGGAGGCCTGCCGTCTCTGTCGGGGAGCATGGGGAACGGGGGCAGCTCGCCCGTGGGCGGCCTCACAGGCAACCTGGAGAAGCTGCACAGTACAGAAACCAGTGCCGCTCTGGCTGGCCTGGAGAAAATGGCCAACGCCGAGAACGGGACCCACTTCCGATTCACACGTTTCATGGAGGACAACAAAGAGATTGCCACCAACTAG
- the LOC139411605 gene encoding sal-like protein 1 isoform X1: MSRRKQAKPQHFQSDPHLALSEHNGDTEEPCSEEDPPCKESDAHVCSRCCAEFFELSDLEQHQKNCTKNQLVLIVNENPASPSGSFSPGSPPHNPDEQMNDMVNNTDQAECSGLLEHNALDKEESMDVDVSEINVHPGHDNDGGSSHMEGGSNINMNTGEGNGHSSSRKSSGPAPGTSIVSAPQLPPLGNLTDLGSISMINSNVIIENLQSTKVAVAQFTQETQRSSGSGSGGPRVAVPALMEQLLGLQQQQIHQLQLIEQIRHQILLLASQSPEMQVPPSISTPGGSLGPSANPLTTLSSHLSQQLAAAAGLAQSLASQSASISSLKQLAEKAQLPQSNNPSSGESSQSISSLGPSTVNNVQSSSDKRPIHAISSNLHSQLSNPSHTKSSMPAFGIGSLLNPVTNPHLPQPKSGNHLFSSSLPSIGTTVEDLNSLAALAQRKGKSPTSFEPKSSSEETFFKHKCRFCAKVFGSDSALQIHLRSHTGERPYKCNICGNRFSTRGNLKVHFQRHKEKYPHVQMNPYPVPEHLDNIPTSTGIPYGMSMPPEKPVTSWLDSKPVLSTLTSSVGMLLPPTMPSLPAFIKKEDHSVAITSPPISTKTDSGRDAAEPSMKSNDGLSEEAAALPTSNGKTEEGSHSSSFMASVSSESERNTEYTTSNSPPMMTNPLMPLMSEQFKAKFPFGGLLDPLQGSETSKLQQLVENIDRKLTDPNECVICHRVLSCQSALKMHYRTHTGERPFKCKVCGRAFTTKGNLKTHYTVHRAMPPLRVHHSCPICQKKFTNAVVLQQHIRMHMGGQIPNTPLPDSYPESMGSDTGSFDERNFDENFDDLDNFSDDDMEGMEGVEGMEDGPDSSVPDTPKSADASQDSLCNSPSHPEMVVQDGQEKNHHAHQNATHNTHHDIDYRIHHNNHHNNQLNSHHDNQHHNHHNPHQRLVEELQASRMKAMGNGGSMEGDCLTNDSSSLGGDIESPSAGSPAVSESTSSMQPPSPTNGHPQHQRKSPSLEERQERQERQERHQRAMSLDHISASLMQHHPSSIGALDLTSCNPSKDPLGMLFPFRERGTFKNTACDICGKTFACQSALDIHYRSHTKERPFICTACNRGFSTKGNLKQHMLTHQMRDLPSQLFEPSNTSLSSSPTPSLLSVNSLSSMIKSEVNGFLHGLHHHQDHHRDHHRDHHRDHHRDHQDRDHHKDMPSNMPHGLVTTSASTSPVLSASAPPRRTPKQHYCNTCGKTFSSSSALQIHERTHTGEKPFACHICGRAFTTKGNLKVHMGTHMWNSAPARRGRRLSVDGSMAFLGTNPVKFPEIFQKDMVSRVGNGDPASFWNQYAAAFSNGLAMKTNEISVIQNGGLPSLSGSMGNGGSSPVGGLTGNLEKLHSTETSAALAGLEKMANAENGTHFRFTRFMEDNKEIATN, translated from the exons ATGTCGCGGAGGAAACAAGCAAAGCCGCAACATTTCCAATCGGACCCTCATCTGGCTTTATCCGAGCACAATG GGGACACAGAAGAGCCCTGCTCGGAGGAAGACCCCCCCTGCAAGGAGTCAGATGCCCATGTCTGTAGCAGATGTTGTGCTGAGTTCTTTGAACTATCAGATCTTGAACAACACCAGAAGAATTGCACTAAGAATCAATTAGTTCTGATAGTGAATGAGAATCCTGCCTCTCCTTCCGGAAGCTTCTCGCCTGGCTCCCCTCCACATAATCCTGATGAGCAGATGAATGACATGGTTAATAACACTGATCAAGCAGAGTGCAGTGGCCTTTTGGAGCATAACGCTCTTGACAAAGAAGAATCCATGGACGTCGACGTTTCCGAAATCAACGTTCATCCTGGTCACGACAATGATGGAGGCAGCAGCCACATGGAGGGAGGCAGTAACATCAACATGAACACGGGTGAGGGAAATGGCCACAGCTCCAGCAGGAAGAGCTCTGGACCAGCACCGGGCACCTCAATCGTCTCTGCCCCTCAGCTACCTCCGCTCGGCAACCTGACTGACCTGGGGAGCATCTCTATGATCAACAGCAACGTCATCATCGAAAACCTGCAGAGCACCAAAGTGGCTGTGGCCCAGTTCACCCAGGAGACGCAGCGCTCCTCTGGGTCTGGGTCCGGGGGCCCCAGGGTGGCAGTGCCGGCCCTGATGGAGCAACTCCTGGGCCTGCAGCAGCAACAGATCCACCAGCTGCAGCTCATTGAACAGATCCGTCACCAGATCCTGCTACTGGCCTCCCAGTCCCCTGAAATGCAGGTGCCCCCCAGCATCTCAACACCAGGAGGCTCGTTGGGGCCGTCAGCCAACCCACTGACCACGCTCAGCTCCCATCTCTCACAGCAGCTGGCTGCAGCTGCGGGCTTAGCACAGAGCCTGGCCAGCCAGTCTGCCAGCATCAGCAGCCTGAAGCAGCTGGCTGAAAAGGCGCAGCTACCTCAGAGCAACAATCCCAGCAGCGGTGAATCATCTCAGAGCATCAGCTCACTGGGACCGTCCACAGTCAACAACGTCCAGTCGTCCTCTGACAAGAGGCCAATACATGCGATCAGCAGCAACCTCCACTCTCAGCTCAGTAACCCATCACACACTAAGTCATCCATGCCAGCCTTTGGGATAGGTAGCCTGTTGAACCCTGTAACTAATCCACATCTACCTCAGCCCAAATCTGGAAACCACCTGTTTTCCAGCTCCCTGCCCAGTATTGGCACCACAGTGGAGGACCTCAACTCTCTGGCTGCGCTGGCCCAGAGGAAAGGCAAGTCACCAACTTCATTTGAACCCAAGAGCAGCTCAGAGGAGACGTTCTTCAAGCATAAGTGCAGATTTTGTGCCAAGGTGTTTGGGAGTGACAGTGCCTTGCAGATCCACCTGCGATCTCACACAGGTGAGAGGCCGTACAAGTGTAACATCTGTGGCAATCGCTTCTCCACCCGCGGTAACTTGAAGGTCCACTTCCAGCGTCATAAAGAGAAGTATCCACATGTTCAGATGAATCCATACCCTGTCCCCGAGCATTTAGACAATATTCCAACGAGCACCGGCATTCCATATGGTATGTCAATGCCTCCAGAGAAGCCTGTGACCAGCTGGCTGGATAGCAAGCCTGTTCTCTCCACTCTGACCTCATCAGTGGGCATGCTGCTCCCACCAACCATGCCCAGCCTGCCGGCATTCATTAAAAAAGAGGATCATTCGGTAGCCATAACCAGCCCTCCCATTTCGACAAAGACTGACTCCGGTCGTGACGCTGCTGAGCCATCAATGAAAAGCAATGACGGGTTGTCTGAAGAAGCTGCGGCCCTGCCTACATCAAACGGGAAAACTGAAGAGGGCAGTCACTCGTCGAGCTTCATGGCGAGCGTGAGCTCTGAGTCTGAGCGCAACACAGAATACACAACCTCCAACAGCCCACCTATGATGACCAACCCTCTTATGCCCCTCATGTCTGAGCAGTTCAAGGCTAAGTTCCCGTTCGGGGGCCTCTTGGACCCGCTCCAGGGGTCGGAGACCTCCAAGCTGCAGCAGCTGGTGGAGAACATCGACAGGAAGTTGACGGACCCCAATGAGTGTGTCATCTGCCACCGTGTGCTCAGCTGTCAAAGCGCTCTGAAAATGCACTACCGTACTCACACTGGAGAGAGGCCCTTCAAGTGTAAGGTGTGTGGCAGAGCCTTCACCACCAAAGGGAATCTGAAGACCCACTACACCGTCCACCGGGCCATGCCTCCACTCAGAGTCCATCACTCCTGCCCCATCTGTCAGAAGAAGTTCACCAATGCGGTGGTCCTGCAGCAGCACATCCGCATGCACATGGGAGGGCAGATCCCAAACACCCCACTGCCAGACAGCTACCCTGAGTCCATGGGCTCCGACACAGGCTCCTTCGATGAGAGGAACTTCGATGAGAACTTCGATGACCTGGACAACTTCTCTGATGATGATATGGAGGGGATGGAAGGAGTAGAAGGGATGGAAGATGGCCCTGACAGCAGCGTCCCAGACACCCCTAAGTCAGCTGACGCCTCCCAAGACAGCCTGTGCAATTCTCCCTCTCACCCCGAGATGGTCGTCCAGGACGGGCAGGAGAAAAACCATCATGCCCATCAGAATGCCACCCACAATACCCACCATGATATTGACTATAGAATCCACCACAACAACCACCATAACAATCAGCTTAACAGCCACCATGACAATCAGCATCACAACCACCATAACCCCCACCAGAGGCTGGTAGAGGAGCTACAGGCCAGTAGAATGAAGGCCATGGGGAATGGGGGTTCAATGGAAGGGGACTGCCTTACTAACGACTCCTCATCCCTAGGTGGGGACATCGAGAGCCCGAGTGCCGGGAGTCCAGCAGTGTCAGAATCTACCTCTTCCATGCAGCCCCCATCCCCCACCAATGGGCACCCCCAACATCAACGTAAATCCCCCAGCTTGGAGGAAAgacaggagaggcaggagagacaggagaggcacCAGAGGGCTATGTCCCTGGATCACATCAGTGCCAGCCTCATGCAGCATCACCCTTCTAGCATCGGGGCCCTGGACCTGACATCCTGCAACCCGTCTAAAGACCCACTGGGCATGCTCTTCCCATTCCGTGAGCGTGGCACGTTCAAGAACACGGCCTGTGACATCTGTGGGAAAACGTTTGCATGTCAGAGTGCCTTGGACATCCACTACCGAAGCCATACCAAAGAGAGACCGTTCATTTGCACAGCCTGTAACCGGGGCTTCTCGACCAAGGGCAACCTGAAGCAGCACATGCTCACCCACCAGATGAGGGACTTGCCCTCACAGCTCTTCGAACCCTCTAACACCAGCCTCTCCTCCAGTCcgaccccctccctcctctctgtgaaCTCCCTGTCCTCCATGATCAAATCAGAGGTCAACGGCTTCCTCCATggcctccaccaccaccaggacCACCACAGGGACCACCACAGGGACCACCACAGGGATCACCACAGGGACCACCAGGACCGAGATCACCATAAGGACATGCCCAGCAACATGCCCCATGGCCTGGTGACCACCTCGGCCTCTACATCCCCAGTGCTCTCGGCCTCTGCCCCTCCACGCCGGACACCCAAGCAGCACTACTGCAACACTTGTGGGAagaccttctcctcctccagcgCTCTGCAGATACATGAGAGGACCCACACTGGGGAGAAGCCCTTCGCCTGCCACATCTGTGGTCGGGCTTTCACCACCAAAGGAAATCTCAAG gtTCATATGGGCACACACATGTGGAACAGCGCCCCTGCCAGACGCGGCCGCCGGCTCTCTGTAGACGGCTCTATGGCCTTCCTGGGCACCAACCCTGTCAAGTTCCCAGagatcttccagaaggacatggTGTCTAGGGTGGGCAACGGAGACCCGGCTAGCTTCTGGAACCAGTATGCTGCAGCCTTCTCCAACGGCCTGGCCATGAAGACCAACGAGATCTCTGTCATCCAGAACGGAGGCCTGCCGTCTCTGTCGGGGAGCATGGGGAACGGGGGCAGCTCGCCCGTGGGCGGCCTCACAGGCAACCTGGAGAAGCTGCACAGTACAGAAACCAGTGCCGCTCTGGCTGGCCTGGAGAAAATGGCCAACGCCGAGAACGGGACCCACTTCCGATTCACACGTTTCATGGAGGACAACAAAGAGATTGCCACCAACTAG